From the genome of Stigmatopora nigra isolate UIUO_SnigA chromosome 2, RoL_Snig_1.1, whole genome shotgun sequence:
gaatggatgaatgtccCAATTTAGATTGTCTGTctatgttgttattgttgttactgCACTGTTTGTGTTCAGGCCACGGCAGTATGCCAGCAGAATTAAAAGTTTAGTTTAATTTAGATTGACAATACATGCTGAATTTAGCCCAAATGACTGCTTGTATCTTGGAAATGTCCTAAGTCAGATcattcatatctcaaggcactgCTGGTCCTGCACTTGGATTcagacttggaaaaaaaacaaaaaataacaaacactaTGGAGTTCATCCCTTGAGCCTTGCAGAACTGAGTTCTTGTAAGAAACACGTCTGGCTCGCCGGCGgcatatttttccccccaaaatatgttttttttccactttggaTCAATGGATGCGTGCACATGGGCTGACAAGGTCGTGATCGTACGAGGAAATGTTCTAAGCCGAGGTGGGAATGGGTGAGAAGTTCTAATGGCTGACTGCTGTGGTTTTTTCCAACTCTCCAAGATCAACTAAATTGAGGAGTCTGACTTCATGGCTTCATCGGGGCGTTGcttttacacttttttaatgaaaacgaTCAATGTAACCTTCTCACTCCTGACCGCGCCGCCGTGTTTGTCTGGTTCCTAGCAGGCATTTAATTTGTTCCCCTAGTTTATTTTGCAGTTATCTGTCACGAGACATCATATCAGACCCACCGCCGGGGCCCATTTGCTTTAATAAAGTGAACTCATTCTGAAAATGGGACTGTTGACCATTCTAGAGTcaactttgatcattttttttttcagaggccaCGACTGTTATGCTTAAAGAGGCGCTCGCTATGATTCTTGGCCCGCGccttattttctgtataaattACACACAAAGAAAGCTTAAGAGGTGTTTCTCAAGGGCTCCACATTTGCAGCCTTTCGCTACACTGGCAGCTTGGCTGTGGAAAAGCTGAACTATGCTTCAAGTGCTGTATTAAGTGTGGTTTTGTAGCTCAGGGGTGTGCGGGGGTGTGGTGGAGAAGAGTTGTTGGTCGTGAAGGACAAGTGGGGAGCCACAATGCCTCAAACCACTGTCCCCACAGCCACAACCACCACCACATGGCATGTCTGTCAGAAGAAGGGCTGCTGGCTTGTGTCAGTCGTGGGCCAGAAAGTTCTTTGCTGGATTAAATACCATGGCCAGAAATTAGGTGGATTGACAACTTCGATTTGAACATTTCTCACGTAAAACTGTACGGATGTCGCCCCCATGCttgtttctgtttttggttGTGTTTCATTGAAGAGGCTGTGGAATTGGATGGACGTTAATGAAATTTCATGTGGCTTCAGAATATGTAGTGGTGGCTCGActcatttcaattaatatttaaatggcGCCTTAAAATCTGAATGACCTTTcagattatttttcttgatagatccattgcttttttttgcatgcttggACTGAGAAATTAAACAGGTAAACTAACTGTACGGGCAGCATTTCGATAATGAGCAATTGTCAAGTGGTTGTTAATTTGCTGGTTAATTTTAAGATTAAAATTGCTATAAATGAAACCAAAAAGTACATAAGTAGACCTtgtcaaattatttattttaatcataacaaaatattcaaaacaacatattggattggataactttattcatcgggaaatttcgttgtcacagtagcaagagggtgaggatgcagaaacaAGGAAAAgcatttacacacatacacatatacatgcatatatataggcacatatatacatacatacacatagatgtacatgcatgcatacagtaggtcttaacactcagccatttgttttgttaaagagcctgacagctgttGAACAGCATCCCCCCGTGtttgagtttgttttatttaagaaaGGGACAGCACGTATTAATGAATACATTCATATTCGTGTTAATGAACATactatatgtaagattgtagctggGGGCTAATTTCCATATATTATTCTCTGCAGAAAATTGTACGACTACTATTGCCATTTATATATTATGAAGTAATTTTGCTCAAGTACAAATacatttgctctttttttcttgtattatcaCTGTTGCAGATGTACACCGTATTAagtgatgtttttcttttgtgccaGGGAAAGAGTAAAAcaggatttatttttaattttaaaatgagtgATGCATCAGATAAATCGTCGACCTTTAATCATTTGGAAATGATTTTATTGCAAATTGGTTAAAAACTGCACTGTTTAGTTTagtataataattattttatttcattgttgGCCGGAACCAAAATATGACAACTAGGCGGAAGCGGCCATTTTGAAAACATAGCACGCACTGCTCTCTACTGGTCAAAAGACAAGACTGCAGCTCAACATATTGACTCAATACGTCAAAAGAAAATGCAGCAGTGACCGCgtctttttaaaaacagattGATTTAATGGCCCTCTAGCGGCTCCCATTTGAGAAACCTGGGGAGAATTTACACATCTTTGACACTGTGAAGCTTGCGTGTAGTAAACAAAAGGGCTGAACGCGCAGCCGCCATTCCTCGTCCTAGTCACAAATGGTGTGCTTGTTGAGCTGTTTTCTCAAACAATATAGATTAAAGCAACCCCCTGTACAGTTTTCCAATATAAACAAAAGCAACTTGTGAAACGCCGAAGACAAAATGTAGTTGTAgtacttttctttctttctatcgGGCGGCTGGGCCTTCGCCGCACAGAGCGTTCAATTCAAGGAGACCCAATCACAGTCTCGCTTACTGACCCCGCTTGGCCAATAGCGAGGCGACAAACTTCCTGGTCGTGCTCCGAAACGCCGATAGACAAGAGACAAGTGGGCCGGTTGAAAGCTAATTGCTAACATCCGTTGgttgccattttttgtctttcgcTTCTCTTCCCCACGAGGGAAAACGCGTGGAATTATAAtagaaaaatccaaacattCCTAAAATACTGAGTTCGGCCGGCTAAACGCGATTCGCGCGgatttatttgtcaaaataagCGAGAGTCCTGCTAGCATCGGCGGCTAGGCGCCAGTCAATCCTGTTTGACAACAAGGCGCGTTCTCTTTCCTTCCGTTCCGTTATCCGCTAACACTTCCATAACACGATTAGCTATCCCGGGCgaaaaaatggcagaatttCTCGAGGATCCATCGGTGCTTACaaaagacaaattgaagaacGAGCTGGCGGCAAACAACGTGGTGCTTCCAAGCGGCGAACACAAGAAAGAAGTGTACGTGCAGCTCTATTTGAAAAACTTGACGGTGCAGAACAACAAAAGTAGCCCGCCCGTCGACACTTTCTCAAGCGACGAGGAACTACCCGCCCCCGTGGTCTCCAACAAAAGCCGCTCGGGGAGAGTGAGTATTACCATTGGAGtggaacttgattttttttttgtgtgcatcttTTGTCATTGTGCGCTGATTTAACCGGATCGATCGTTTTTAATGCCTTGCAGAAAGCTACCAGGAAGACGGATAAACCACGCGTAGAGATTGAGGTGACAGATCTCACTGATGATGACCTTAGACATCAACTTGCCAAGTATGGAGTGGACGCAGGACCTATTGAGGGTAAGTAACTGAAGCCTTTTTGACCATTGGACTGTGACGTCAAAGAATCGGAAACATAAACATTCTCTGCTCCCTAAATAAATAGAAGCATGCACCAAAGATAGCTTTCAACACACATTAGTATTCCAGAATATATTTGGGTTTGCCTAAAATGGCATGTGACAATGGCAGGCGCTTGTTTTTCCACCTGTGGAAGGTTTTTAGTAGTGGCCGGCCGTGCATTTCAAACCTATGCCTTCAGTGCTAACCCTTATTTGTCTCTGTGCAGCTTCAACCCGCAAGTTGTATGAAAAGAGGCTGCAGAAGCTTCTGGAGGAATTGGTAGTGGAAGCCGAGGTCCCTGCCGATGTCACCACGCTCCCAAAGGCTGACACCAACCAGAATGGCAACACCAACTCTGATCAATACAGTGACAAGGAAGACGGTGATTGTTTttgatcttgaaaaaaatgcaggatATACAGTTGATTATGTCTGAAAAGACAGCAATTTAATGCTAAGTGTTTTAGATGTTTGTGTGCATGGGGTCATCTGCTTTGGCTTCCTTTTGACAATTATGCACCTGCGCtaatagaaatgtttttctatgtttgttgttaatttaatacattcaatcattttcttataattttcattgatcattttaaagggtttagttgctAAGGGTTTTTTTAGGACCATGAAACAAATtagataatttattttatttataaaatactactttgtatgaaaaaaaaattggaatcaattaatGTCATAAGTAGAAGTACCACCAGGCTAttgaattgggaaaaaaatggttctgTGTGACACTGAAGGGCcaaactaatttttttttaatattacgcTGCATCACTAAAGccgaaaaaactgaaatgttatgTCTTTCAGAGGAAATTGCCAGCACCGAAACAGAGGCCGTTCCCATCGTGGAGAATCCCGTGCGCAGCCGAGGAAAAACTCCAGTCACCGTGCGAAGCAGCAGCAGAAGACAGACCAAGGTTTGTCCATCTTAATGTGCCGTCACACGTGTGATGTACTGATATAAAATGGCTTCAAATCTGTCTGGACAGGTTGTGGAAGAGATGGCAGTTAGCGAAGGCACTCCAGTGAAGAGCAGCGAGAATGTGGTGGAAGATATTCTTGCCAATGAAATCAACACACCAACAGGCATCAGGTAAAAGACAGTCTTTCTCCTaatcttcatttcttttttgtattaaagaaaagtttgtcaaatttaaaatgCCCGTAGAAGGAATATAAaagtaaaatcatttttaattattgtgcATTAAagttttgtaagtataaaaagattgtaagaaaaaagaaattaacaTCATTTATATTaatcttttgttttgattttctttgGGTTCAGCTTTGTCAACAGATTTCCTAACTAAAGTAAAATGTCTTCAAACAAATaggaaaaagttaaaataatagttggtGATAACAAAATGAAGTAATGGAACACATTCATGActgtttttaatttagttttttcaaGACAGTTTCgttgtttcatttgaaatgttccattgttttacatgaataaatgtaaaagaaaaattgaatagaattttagtgttaaatgtttaatttttcatcaaaaaaggtcttcattttgtaagtagttgAATGAATTGTCAGCACAATATCAGGCATCAAGAACTTAACCGAGATTTGACGTCTGAgttaaatttattttctttgaccCACAGCGCCACCTGCAGGCGTCCCATCCGTGGAGCAGCGGGACGGCCTGTAAAGCCCAGCGATTTCTGGCTGGACGAATCCCGCGTGCGTCACAGCGTCTACACCGAGTCCCGCTCCTACTCGGAGTCGTTGTACCGGGGTGGCGGCGACGCGGCGCTGAGCCCCTCCTCGGCCGCCAAAGCCCCAGCCAGGCGCGGGTTCCTGTCCCTCATGCTCAGGTTGGTCGTCTTCTTGGCACTCGTCTGTGGCTTGCTCTACTTGGCTCACCTGCATCTGGACGCGAGCCACCTTAGCGCTCTCGGAGGCCTCCTGGAGGGCGTGCTGGTTCCTCTACAGGACGCAGTCCAGAGAGCCGTCGCTTACCTGGGCCTCGGCGATAAGTGAAAGGTTGCTCCTACCTCGGCCGCGCCCGCCTCCCCTGCCACGACCGTCACCAGCTTCAAACCACTTCTGACAAGAACTAAGTCCGTCCCacctggaacaaaaaaaagaaagaaaaacatcagcTTCAACCCACCATGAAGGAATTTGGCAAAATTGGGTTCAAACCACTCTCCATGGGAACTGGCTTTTAATCAATTCTCAGCCAAAAAAATCGTGACTGGCTTCAAACCGCTCTACGCAAGTGGATACAAATTACTTTGGACGCCAGTGGCTTCCGACGGATTTCGATTTACGGCTTAAAAACTTTTCCACTAAAACTGGCATCAAACCTCTTTGGACAAAGCCACTTGGTACAAAAGTGACTTTTTGTTCAAACTGCCAATATTAAAACTGGCTTCCAAGCACACTCAAACTGTTTTATCCTCCCGTCCGTTCCCACCTGGTGGGCGAGGGGAGGGGTTCTTTATCCTTCGACACGaggggcaggcaggcaggcaggtgCTGCCACCAGAGACTGATTTTAATGTCCTcgtattatttttctaaatttgtgaattgttgtctttttgtgcaAGTAGAATTGAGTGGAGAAGGCCACTTTATCCCTTTGCATGGTTGTAGTCTCCTGGTGgcaatttttgtagttttgtgtgTGCACACAATGAAAGGCCGCCGCGCCTAACGTCTCCATAGAGGGTGTCGAGACTTTTGCTAGTCTAGCAGTGTTTtttagagggggggggggggtcgattTATCTCCCCTTTCGACTCCAGACATGAAGGTTGTTAAGTTGGCGCTCGTAAGTCAAGGTACCTCTGTACTTTATGTAAAATGCTTTCAACTTAGACAGGTTTATTGTATGTTTTATCTTTTTACTTTATGCTTAGTTTCTTATACGTCTTCATCACAAAAGGATTTGATAAAATTCTAATGCATGTGTAGTCAATTTTGCGATATTCTTTGGATAACGATTTGATCCAAAAGTCTCGTTTCAATCTGATTTGTACACATCTAACATATTCAGGGCGATAAGTGGAAAAGCCCTGTATATGTCAACAGAagtaatggaaaaaatacaaagcaatttcaatatttttgacaatttcagACATTtgaataaacattctttttttaacagcacAACTTAAAGAAGGGGATGTCAATTGGTTTTAACGTGCTCTGGTAAATTTCCATTCAGTTGTGCTTAACCAATCAGTAGATTGATCCTGGTTCAAGGCAAGTAATCCTTAtcacatacatacgtacgtacgtacatacgtacatacgtacacacgtacacacatacacacatacacacacatacacacacatacacacacatacacacacatacacacacatacacacacatatacacacatatacacacacacacacatacacacacatacatatacacatatacacatacacacacacacacacatacacacacacatacacacacacacacacacatacatacacacaatgtgtgtatgtatgtgtgtgtgtgtgtatgtatgtgtgtgtgtgtatgtgtgtgtgtgtgtatgtgtatatgtatgtgtgtgtatgtgtgtatgtgtgtatatgtgtgtgtatgtgtgtgtgtgtatgtgtgtgtgtgtatgtgtcacatacacacacacacatacacacacacacatacacacacatacacacacatacacacacatacacacatatacacacatatacacacatacacacatacacacatacacacatacacacacatacacatacacacacatacacacacatacacacacacatacatacacacacacatacatacatacactcatgcacacacacatacatacactcatacacacacatacacacatacacacgtacacacatacacacacatacatacacatacatacacacacatacatacacatacatacacacacacatacatacacatacatacacacacacatccacacacatacacacacacatacacacacacatacatacacacacatacacacacacatacatacactcatacacacacatgcatacgcgcatgcatacatgcatagatacacatacacacacatacatacacatacatacacacacacatacatacacatacatacacacacacatacacacacacatacacatacacatacacacatacatacacacacacatacacatacatacacacacatacacacacacatacatacactcatacacacacatgcatacgcgcatgcatacatgcatacatacgtgCTTGCATACATgaatgcatacatgcatgtatgcatacatgcatgtatacatgcatgcttgcatacatgcatgtatacatgcatgcttgcatacatgcatgcatgcttgcatacatgcatgtatacatgcatgcttgcatacatgcatgtatgcatgcatacatgcatgtatgcatacatgcatgtatgcatacatgcatgtatgcatgcatacatgcatgtatgcatacatgcatgtatgcatgcatacatgcatgtatgcatacatgcatgtatgcatacatgcatgtatgcatacatgcatgtatgcatacatgcatgtatgcatacatgcatgtatgcatgcatacatgcatgtatgtatgcatgcatacatgcatgtatgtatgcatgcatacatgcatgtatgtatgcatacatgcatgtatgtatgcatacatgcatgtatgtatgcatacatgcatgtatgcatgcatacatgcatgtatgcatacatgcatgtatgcatgcatacatgcatgtatgcatgtatgtatgcatgcatacatgcatgtatgtatgcatacatgcatgtatgcatacatacatgcatgtatgcatgcatacatacatgcatgcatgcatacatacatgcatgcatacatacatgcatgcatgtatgcatgcatacatgcaagtATGCATGCTTACATACATACAGTTGAAATAATTTTCAGGTGGTGCTTTAGCGGcgtgtcttttttttagtataCGTTGCTTGGGTTTTAGTGCTCtttctgctttgttttttgctcttgttttaaatggcatttttgacCCTTGACTTCCACCCACATAGCTCATCACCTCACTGCCAGGTTTATTGACTGATaacccatttttatatttttctaaaacTTGTGTATCCCCACTTTTTATAACActtaaagagagaaaaaaagttcaGTTTGACTTAACAAGAACTTTCATCTACGGGCAGCTTCCCCACAATGGACGCAATTGTTAAAAGTTATGTGGGTATGGATTTTTAATCGTATTTATGATCAAGTTggtaatgtgtaaaaaaaaaaagataaataaacgtCATATGTAGCACATGGTatcttgtttcatttttaaatctgtCAGTAATCGCAAAAGTCTGGATATTAATAGCCATTCACTAACAGAAATTTCAAACCTATACAAAATTCACTAAGATTAAACGTTTGTataattacgttttttttttctatacgaTAACGCGATTGGAAATCGGGCTGAGTGCAGTTTTTTTAAGAGGTTAGAAGTGAAAGTAAAAGATCTTTAAAGTCTTACCCATTGGTTGCGGTAGTTTGACGACTCCAGGCAAATGggaatggacgtctatcaccgtcagtTGCAGTGAGACATGATCAGTCGATGCTAGCCTCCCCAgttgaaatagattggacatctataaaTGTGAATGGCAATGAAGCAGCTGCAGGcgtggaaaaaaagtcatgtagTTACATATATTGGTGCAAAGGAACGAaaacccactgtggccctttttgGAATAGGTTGCCCAACCTGGTCAAGCACCTTCAATTGAAGATGTTATGGGCCTCCTACTGATTAAGAATTGTAGCTTGTGTCCTAATACGTACCTTAGTCCGGCAGTTGAGTTAAGCATCCTGATACAATTTCATATACGGAAAGTTTCTATCTGATTTCTGTTAAAGACTGTGAAAATAGAAATCCTATAAAACAAAAGTAGAATGAAGATAAATGTACAACTTTTATTCAAATGAGAATTTTTAAGAGCAGCAAAACAGATAAAATCCCAAACAGCAATCATTGTTTTCAGGGCGACACACATGCCATCTGTGTACTTTAGAAGGATAAATTAATGAGGGGAGCGTTGTTCTCCTTTTTGTCTTCTGGACTCCACTTGATGAGTGGTGAACTTAAATCAATCAGCTGCTGTAACACAAAGAAACTTTGAATTAATCATATGTTACTTTTCAACCACAACGATTCAAGCTGAGAACGAGTTCGCAACATAAATtgaagaaattttaaaaaacaaaaacggccGACAAAACAACTCAATTCAACACATGGATGGATTTCCGAGTGCTGTAAACATAATAGTTCAAACTTGGCCACGTtacaaagtgaaaatatttagCACCTGCGTTCCGGCACAAGTTTTGCTGTTGTTGCGAATCAAGTCGGGAGTGTTCCTTAGGTCTATGAGCAGTTTCTCCACAGGTTGGGGCTTAAGCACGGGAAGGTCCAGCAGGAGAACCTGAGGACAAGGGGACACATTTAGAAACCAGGTCAGGTTGTCCAAAGTGCTCTTATGCCAACCTCTTGTGTGGTGCTTTCTGGCGGGATAATGGCTTCTTTGCTGGGCTCTGGTGGGCGCTCCTCGGTCTCTGGACTATTTGGCCCACTTGGATTTGCAGGAGGCTGCTCCTCACTCTCTGGACTATTTGGCACACTCGGATTAGAAGGAGGCTGCTCTTCACTCTCTGAACTATTTGTGCTGCTCGGTTGGACAGGAGGCTGCTCCTCGCTCTCTGAACTATTTGGCCCGCTCTGATTGGCAGGAGGCTGGTCTTCAAGACAAAATGGTTGGATCTCTACAAGATCTGGCCCATTAGAATCTCTGGGAGCAGGACtacacaggtaaaaaaaaaagaaatgttaacaCACATTCGTTCAAGGAGTCAACCATAACAGTAGAATTGGACTGTCACCTTGGAGAGGTCCCAGAGGGGACGTCGATGTCACGGGTCACTTGCTTTCTGGAGGACCTGGAGGCTCGAGGGTGGCTGCCAAGCGTCTGAGCGGCGGTCTGACGTTTGACCGGTGTGGGGAGACCAGAGGGACGCTGGGAATGCAACTGCATGGGCCTGATTACTCCTGTAGGGGGTGACTGCTGGCCGTGTAGTTGGGAAAGGCTAAATGGAGCGGGAAGCACATGGGTGGTAATCTCATAAGAACCCAACAACAGGGATGTCACCATTAGTACTGTACAATgtctaatacagtggtacctttacatatgagcagctctacctacgagatcctcaagatacgaggaaaatctcgagcaaataattagctttagatacgagaaaaaatttGAAATGCGAGAAAGCCaagtggccatgacatgagaggctgtttaacATTGTagcttttttgccgcatctcttttatgtataacagatatctacgagcactgagcaGTTACTTCAGACAAGTTTCTCCTACATATGGACCAGAAAACGCACAACGCGCATGCGtgggcaaaaagagggctttctgggtaatgaaaTATACTTGTGCACACAAcaccgatagccaatggcaccctGTCTTAGAACAAAACTTCTTTACCCACAATCATTACGTGGGTAGGTACGAGAAGATCgtcatacgagctcagtcctggaacgaattaagcttgtatgtagaggtaccactgtatatgtaaCAATAGTTAGCACGTCTAAAACTTGGCTTATAGTTTGCATTTAACATTAAATGTGAACTTTTAAAAACGGTATCCAAGAACAGTTAGTCGAagcaaatattattttaacagCCATTATAATTGAATCAAGCTCCTGTTAGttagtcatttaaaataacaaacccTTCCATGCAGGCCACCGACGCGAGCCTCTTGGGTCTTAGCACCTTCGAAAGATCCGGAGAACAAAAACCTTgaacaaaagaagagaaaagtaCGCGTTTTAGTAATAGCTGTAAAAGGTCATCATTTTCAATGATTCCTGTTGAAAAGGCACCATTGAATTGGTAGCCTTTTTCTATAACTTGTGTTTTATGATTTGGATATTTCTTAAAATCATTGATTATGTCATATGGAAGTCAGAATTCTTTtgatttaatatcaaaatagaTGGAGGAGTAAACTTTTATTTGTGGATGCTGTCAATTCCggaatgaaatatttattttccagtgagcttatgttatgctatatggcagtatgatttttttcagttttagttCATGCTcgtgttgtctttttttatgatggggaaaaaaatgcatggatggGTGCCCTGTAAAGCGTTTATGTACAGCTGATGTGAAAATGTTTGAGAAAAACGAGTTGTTATCTCCCTGACCTTGCCCTGATGCTTTTCCGCTGGATGCGACCATCTGATCTTGAGTCGTAAAGTGTCTTTTTATGCTCCGCCCACTTGGAGTCCACGTTGATGCATTGATGGGTGCACCGAGAGTCTTATCCAAAGACGTTTTTGCAGGCGTGATTTGGCGTTGGGTTGGAGTCCTGAGACCCTTGACAGGCTCTGACAACTTTCTGTATTTACTGCTGGCTGAAGACAGCGGCGTCATTGTACGCTCTAAAACCGTTGTAGCACCACCCTTGCTGGAGCGCCGTTTGCTTTGATTGGCGTGCCTGCTAACACCGGGGGCAACCGGGTTGGTTGAAGACCTCAGACACTGGTTCATGGAGGAATTCACTTTACCTGTGAGGAGGACAAAGTTACTAAGATGGCAAACTATGAGCAGTTATCAGCtttatttcattcaaattgTTTCGATTGATTAGCACTTACCAGGCTATCTGTACTTTCCTGAAAGTTGAACAATGGCTTCCTCATGCCATAATTTTGAA
Proteins encoded in this window:
- the LOC144191475 gene encoding lamina-associated polypeptide 2, isoforms beta/gamma-like, which encodes MAEFLEDPSVLTKDKLKNELAANNVVLPSGEHKKEVYVQLYLKNLTVQNNKSSPPVDTFSSDEELPAPVVSNKSRSGRKATRKTDKPRVEIEVTDLTDDDLRHQLAKYGVDAGPIEASTRKLYEKRLQKLLEELVVEAEVPADVTTLPKADTNQNGNTNSDQYSDKEDEEIASTETEAVPIVENPVRSRGKTPVTVRSSSRRQTKVVEEMAVSEGTPVKSSENVVEDILANEINTPTGISATCRRPIRGAAGRPVKPSDFWLDESRVRHSVYTESRSYSESLYRGGGDAALSPSSAAKAPARRGFLSLMLRLVVFLALVCGLLYLAHLHLDASHLSALGGLLEGVLVPLQDAVQRAVAYLGLGDK
- the LOC144184190 gene encoding uncharacterized protein LOC144184190 isoform X2 — its product is MEHRANSDVIFLMDEKFDFDVSLSPDSSMSDKDKDDVFLDMSHHLVEPMPNKLVSCLEQGSGEAQVKWSPLSGDQLEIVCQEAKRLADQLQCGKGPSGEEEPAAQGSPSLVEADKENFIQDATAKLNVLATPLRHCSPVKRQTFLVQDSPMKDLPPAVQERLRRANAAPSSGSSAAPATRAFTRLSSASPAGGVKTRAPLRGKAGLSGVLPSKPNVPRTSSSVSKGAEPLKTKVQRPNKVVSSYKPSLDFAGRTKSCTDIVSVSASVVSDISNSSHNSNAVAKKRTFAPPTKVVRRKSGIVVAPIPSRKTTERHNTSSSSSSVSSFNSSLSLSPSAGKVNSSMNQCLRSSTNPVAPGVSRHANQSKRRSSKGGATTVLERTMTPLSSASSKYRKLSEPVKGLRTPTQRQITPAKTSLDKTLGAPINASTWTPSGRSIKRHFTTQDQMVASSGKASGQGFCSPDLSKVLRPKRLASVACMEGLSQLHGQQSPPTGVIRPMQLHSQRPSGLPTPVKRQTAAQTLGSHPRASRSSRKQVTRDIDVPSGTSPSPAPRDSNGPDLVEIQPFCLEDQPPANQSGPNSSESEEQPPVQPSSTNSSESEEQPPSNPSVPNSPESEEQPPANPSGPNSPETEERPPEPSKEAIIPPESTTQEVLLLDLPVLKPQPVEKLLIDLRNTPDLIRNNSKTCAGTQLIDLSSPLIKWSPEDKKENNAPLINLSF
- the LOC144184190 gene encoding uncharacterized protein LOC144184190 isoform X1, yielding MEHRANSDVIFLMDEKFDFDVSLSPDSSMSDKDKDDVFLDMSHHLVEPMPNKLVSCLEQGSGEAQVKWSPLSGDQLEIVCQEAKRLADQLQCGKGPSGEEEPAAQGSPSLVEADKENFIQDATAKLNVLATPLRHCSPVKRQTFLVQDSPMKDLPPAVQERLRRANAAPSSGSSAAPATRAFTRLSSASPAGGVKTRAPLRGKAGLSGVLPSKPNVPRTSSSVSKGAEPLKTKVQRPNKVVSSYKPSLDFAGRTKSCTDIVSVSASVVSDISNSSHNSNAVAKKRTFAPPTKVVRRKSGIVVAPIPSRKTTERHNTSSSSSSVSSFNSSLSLSPSAGKVNSSMNQCLRSSTNPVAPGVSRHANQSKRRSSKGGATTVLERTMTPLSSASSKYRKLSEPVKGLRTPTQRQITPAKTSLDKTLGAPINASTWTPSGRSIKRHFTTQDQMVASSGKASGQGFCSPDLSKVLRPKRLASVACMEGLSQLHGQQSPPTGVIRPMQLHSQRPSGLPTPVKRQTAAQTLGSHPRASRSSRKQVTRDIDVPSGTSPSPAPRDSNGPDLVEIQPFCLEDQPPANQSGPNSSESEEQPPVQPSSTNSSESEEQPPSNPSVPNSPESEEQPPANPSGPNSPETEERPPEPSKEAIIPPESTTQEVLLLDLPVLKPQPVEKLLIDLRNTPDLIRNNSKTCAGTQQLIDLSSPLIKWSPEDKKENNAPLINLSF